The segment AGAAACATTTGTAGAGGAGTTTCTAGAGCTTAAGcagaattaaaataatttttgcatagtgtttatttttttatattaaataaaacaggatTGATGAGAGGAGACTGGAGATTTTTATTGATACATATTACacataaatgaaaacattagtCCAGTTTTGCTGAATGTAACATCATAATACATTTCATACTGGATTTAATAGAATCACACAGAAACGAtgaagacagaaacagagagatccacgaaaaataaagtaaagtatGAAGCCTTGAGATCTTCCACCTGGAACACTTTAAGCTTTATGAGATGGTCCTCTTCTGAGACAAATTAATCTTATCTCCCAGACTCAAAGCCATGCCCTGTCGAAGACAAGCACAGCGATATTAGTAATAAAGGAAACGaaacttatatataaaatatgtcacCAAATCAGTCAGAATatcatcattttaaaaataattttgtactaCAACACTGGAACACCAcactttattaaacaaaatatggacaaaagtatttggacacctcagccatatgtggtccttttccaaactgttctTTTAAACTTgtaggaacacaattgtatcgaATATCATTGGATGCTGGTTcatgcatgacaatgcccctgtgcacaaagccagccctatgaagatatgctttatatgggttagTGAGGAAGATCctcacctgctatagagctctgacctcaattaGGTGATGAGGCAATGATACAGCAGAGAGAAACATTCTATAAAACTGTGTGTAGATTGACTTTGTGGTAGAAGTTTGGGGTTTGGAGCTGCACATATGgacatattgtgtatataagcAGCGGTTCTTGCACTCTGTCGTTTCCTCACCTGGCTCTTGGCGCGGATGCGAATGTGGCCGTTGACCGGAGCATCAGGTCCGAGATGGATTGGCTTCTCAATGCTTACGTTAGCCAGAGCGTCCTCGCCAAAGATGGAGCGAGCGTACAGGTTAGCAGCCATGAAGCCACAAACACCGGAGAGAGCCTAGATTTCAACATAcacaagaaagacagagagaggaaataaggagagggagagggagagaggcaTGAGTTTACCGATCAAGTGTGATGTGAAGAGAGTGAGAGTATTGTGGTATTACAGCATTACCTTCTCTGGAGTTAAACATTTCATGTTGGTGGAGCTAAGGATGTGCTGAAGATACTCGTTCAACTCGGTGATGTTGGTGTTCACTGTAACCTGTGAACAACATGAAGGGggagaaagaagaggagaatGAGATGTGTCTGGAAACATCACACAGTATTTCAGTACGAGTTCGGATCTTTACCTTGTTCTCCCACTCAAACTCTGCCCACATCTGCCTGAACTCGGCATCGGTGCATGAAGCCGGCTGGATGTAGTCCATGATGTCTATGTGAATGTCACTGAGAACCACACAGTTCCTGTCGCTGGCTGCTCCTGACACGTCAtatactgcaacacacacacacacacacacacacacacacacacacacacacacacacacacacacacacacacacacatacacacacacagagacacacaattaTTATACACTGCAACAAATAAATCCATGATACTGATTTGTATACTCGGAATGTTTCCGCACCGATATTGCCAAAGATGATGCCGTTTTCTGTGGACGCCACTTTGACGTTGGCCTTGATGTTGGCAAAGTCGTGAGGAGCCAGAGTGAGAGGCGACGGCTTCTCCACCAGCTTCAGGTCACCTGCAGCATCAGCACAACACATTTAACATATGGAACAAacgaatacacacacatacagacagatacATAATGATAATACAGAGAACAAGAGCTGGTACCCAGTGTGGCCAGTTCCAGAGTGCAGTTCTGGAGGGTATCACTGGTCTGGTTGACGACCAGTACGTCCAGTACGATGTCGTACTGGTTAACGTGGACGTATGCTTCAGCATAGACTGGATCTGAGAAACCAGTCAGCTGTGTAACCTGTGAAAGAAAATAGAGATATCAGAAAGTGACAAAAAAGTGATAAAGGAAGTCTtttagaaagaaacaaaaagatcgAGTGATGAGCAAAACGGCAAAGTGTGGTTATACAAAATATAAGCAGAAAAGGAATGTTTAATTACATAATATGATGTATTTTCCCCTCAGTTAACACTCTAAATGAGCAACTAACTACAGAACATCTTTCtggtatgtgggtgtgtgtgtgtgaggaaacaCTGTAAGAGAATGGGTGTGACATTTTTGCACTTGCTGAATCATTAAAAGTGTGAAAGATGTGAAATGGGTTACCTTGTTGAGTTTAGATGCGAGCGGGTCGGACGCTTCCTTCCTCTGCGTGTTGCCCATAGCGGCCAGCAGGCTGAGCTGGAACTGGTCCTCTTTGGAGTTGGTCTCGTTCTTGGCAGTGAGCTGCATGAAGGAGATGGGGTCGTCGGCCTGAACGGTCACGTTACGCTTCTCAGACTCTTTCTGTGGAATTACATACAAAATGTCTTACGTACACTGTTATCATCGCAGGGATAAACATGCACCGTGTTCAGTAAACATTAACGTGTGCAAACGTGCTTTGAGGAATAAAGACGAggcaaaacaacacaacacaacttaTTTCTGAGCTTCTAAGATATGCAGCTTCAAAATAAGGATGTGTACCTTCTGAGAGAGTTTCTCCTCTTCCAGCCGTACAGTCAGCATGTGGGACAGAGACCTGCGGCACTCCTTGTTGAAGATGTCGCTCATAAGTGGTGACGACTCGACCAGAACCTTCAGACACAGGGAGATGCGCTCCACATCGTCGTCTGTGATCGGCTTCTTGGGCAGTGAGGATTTGCCCAGGTGCAGCACGGTGGCCATGATCAGCATGGCTTCAGCTACAAACGACTAAACAGAAGtgacaaacaagcaaataaataaagaaagaaacttaTAAGGTCGTTTTATTTTGTATCATTTGATTCAAAGACAGAACAGGTAAgacattattacattttgctTCTTCTTGTCTGCAACAATGGCAACGTAGCGCAGAGAGATTTTAGTCAGCGTGGTGGCGAGTGACGCAGCAACGTAGAAATCCCCGTCCAACAGGAAACCCCTCAGAGGAGGCCTAGACAAGGAACAACAGCTGAAGCGAATACTTTACAAACTTTTAAACTTTCTGGGTGAGAGGGGCCACTCTCTACTTCTTCTCAATCAAAGTGGCACTAACCGAACTGTGAGCTTGTGTATGTGGAAGCGGGCAGAAGGCACTTTTCTCTGAGTGATGCAGCATGAGAAGCAGTTCAgaatgatggagatgaaaaAGAAAGCTTTACAAAcctgtcctcctccttcttGGAGGGTCTGTTGGAGCCGAGAGCGCTCTGAGTGACGTACGTCCCCATCTCAGTCACCAGCTTCTGCATCGGCGCTGCgctcacctcctcctccaccttcagCTCCCCTGCCTCCTTCTTTATCTCGTTCTCCACTATGgggatctacacacacacacacacacacacacacacacacacacacatgcacgcaaatacattttacagagcTACTCGCTAACTACGGAATTAGCGTTAGCAAATACAGCGTATAGAGAAGTGGGGCTTTACCTCTCCGAGTGATCGGCGCACTGCAGTCATGACACTCTGGATGTCGTCTTTGGTGCTACAGTACTCTCCCAAGATCCACAATGCTCCCCTGTaaatcctgaacacacacacacacacacacacacacacacacacacacacacacacacacacacacacagtgtttataacTACGTAAATACATATTCAATGACAGTTATCAGGAACATGTCAGAATAAAGCTGCGTGTGTACACAAAAATGTAGTATGATATATGAATGTCTATAACATGTTTCTTGCTGATGTTCGGCATTAAGGCATTCTGATAAGAGGGTGTGTAAACGCCGTGTGATGTCAATATGTGCTCTGTAATCTTACTTGACGGCTTTAATGGCGTGAAAAACTTCCAGCATTTTCTCAAGGATGAGCGCTCTGAGGGAGTCGAACCTCTGTATGGCCTCACGCACAAACTCCAACACATCGGCAGCAGCCGCTTCATTAGTGTCACTTAGGAACTCCattagctacacacacacacacacacacacacacacacacacacacacacacacacactgtactttTCCTGTAGAActcattttttttcagtaagAGCAGGGCCACACCCCTGTTTACTCTTCCATATCTCAGAAAATAAAGTACAGACAAACTTTAGTACAGTTTTTTACAGAAAGTATGAAGCACATCTGAGCTGCCTGATCAGGAGAATTTTACAGATGTTTCATGTATTTGACCTCCTTATTTCCTTATTTCCTTAgcttgttcattcatttattattttgtattaagaaAACAGGTTTATTACATGAATATTTACTTATAAACTTGGAAAGCATGTCCAGAAAAATTTACTATACCTGCcaatcatgtagcagcagcgCAATGCTCAAATGCAGCTACAGGTGAGAAATGTCCATGTCACTTGTTTTCTAATCTGCTGTGCTGTGTGGGTGAGTCTGTGCTCATGATAGACTCAAGTTCCT is part of the Silurus meridionalis isolate SWU-2019-XX chromosome 9, ASM1480568v1, whole genome shotgun sequence genome and harbors:
- the copb1 gene encoding coatomer subunit beta, whose protein sequence is MTAAENVCYTLINVTNDSEPPSEVSLKADLEKGEIKAKTEALKKVIIMILNGEKLPGLLMTIIRFVLPLQDHTIKKLLLVFWEIVPKTTPDGKLLQEMILVCDAYRKDLQHPNEFIRGSTLRFLCKLKEAELLEPLMPAIRACLEHRHSYVRRNAVLAIYTIYRNFEHLIPDAPELIHDFLVNEKDASCKRNAFMMLIHADQDRALDYLSTCIDQVHTFGDILQLVIVELIYKVCHANPSERARFIRCIYNLLQSSSPAVKYEAAGTLVTLSSAPTAIKAAAQCYIDLIIKESDNNVKLIVLDRLIELKEHPTHERVLQDLVMDILRVLTTPDLEVRKKTLQLALDLVSSRNVEELVIVLKKEVIKTNNVTEHEDTDKYRQLLVRTLHSCSVRFPDMAANVIPVLMEFLSDTNEAAAADVLEFVREAIQRFDSLRALILEKMLEVFHAIKAVKIYRGALWILGEYCSTKDDIQSVMTAVRRSLGEIPIVENEIKKEAGELKVEEEVSAAPMQKLVTEMGTYVTQSALGSNRPSKKEEDRPPLRGFLLDGDFYVAASLATTLTKISLRYVAIVADKKKQNSFVAEAMLIMATVLHLGKSSLPKKPITDDDVERISLCLKVLVESSPLMSDIFNKECRRSLSHMLTVRLEEEKLSQKKESEKRNVTVQADDPISFMQLTAKNETNSKEDQFQLSLLAAMGNTQRKEASDPLASKLNKVTQLTGFSDPVYAEAYVHVNQYDIVLDVLVVNQTSDTLQNCTLELATLGDLKLVEKPSPLTLAPHDFANIKANVKVASTENGIIFGNIVYDVSGAASDRNCVVLSDIHIDIMDYIQPASCTDAEFRQMWAEFEWENKVTVNTNITELNEYLQHILSSTNMKCLTPEKALSGVCGFMAANLYARSIFGEDALANVSIEKPIHLGPDAPVNGHIRIRAKSQGMALSLGDKINLSQKRTIS